The Ipomoea triloba cultivar NCNSP0323 chromosome 14, ASM357664v1 region GATTGTCATTCGTGAGATCTACAAGAACGTTAGCCGGAAGCTGCTCAACTCCGACTCCTACAAGGCCGAGCTGTCCGTCAACCGGGTTAGCCTCGCGAATGGAGCTGACATGTCGAAGCAAAACAGGAGCAGCTACGCGTGCTGCTCCTCGTCCTcgtaatttttgttttgttctccCACGTTGTTTTAGCAGTTAGACATTTGGGTCCCCATGTTTATTCTTTGATGAATTAGGGCAATGAGGGCCTCTGAGGTTTGCCTTATGGAATGGCATATTTATGTATGTTTCTTGGTCAGGCCAGTGAAGTTTTAAAGATGCAGCAGAACAAGTTAACATGCACTCTGCAGTATTCTTGTTTATTTGGAGTTGGTATATGTGAATTTCTTGGTGATATTGTCCGCTCTAACTCGGCCTGGTCTTGTTAGGAAGTGTCAAACGTGTCAACTCATAGATTTATCGTCTCTTTCGAATTGACTCTGCGAGTCTATaaccaatagttataccattgGCTCGGATTCATTTTGTAAGGCGGACATGTGTTTATTTACATACTAAAGGTTCACAATTTCACAATTTTCAatttcagtatgtaaattgtgtattttgaacctaggtctaccttacaaggtggacccaacagaataatttgccatctATAACATATCTATTGGTTTTGTTAATATAAACCTTTTATTAGGGTCAGTCtattgacttttaaaaaaaaaaaacattacgaGACGTAAGTGAAATATGTTCTAAAACCAGTTACAAATGccattaaaaatatgaataatgcCTACTAAAAGATCTATAGATATTGATTGACGGTATTTTTTAAGATCTTATATAACCTTTCAAAACAAACTTACAAATACTAAACACCTATCTAGCACTTGATCAAGGAAATACATAAGACCAAAGACAAGCTTACAAGACTTAGACAAACATGAGTTGATTCAAATTTCATcctaaaaaaagtaaaataatcatAAGAAGACATGAAACCTACATGTCATCTTCCACTCCTAAATCATGTTATATCCGTGATCTCTTTTAGTCAATCCCAATATCCTCATGCCCCTTTACTATTCCCCGCACAATCCTTGCTTACCATTCGCCTTCTTAATTTTTCATTAGCCAATCTTAATGATGCACATGTTAATATATATCAATCAAATAGTGTTATGTTATTGATGGTGAAAATCATACTAGGAGTAAGTCTAGATCTTTACTATTGTTAGTTCGAGATACTCGGTAATATATAACAAAGCAGATCGAGTAATTGATCAAAAGGAATTGAATAGATTTGACTAGTTCTAAAACTATTAGATAATGTAATGACGAGACTTAGAATAAGAAGGAAACGTTTAAATGAGCATGACCGTAGGTTATTTATAGTAACTTCAACGATCAATTTCACGATGACAAGTCACAAATTGAGCTAACTAAGTAAACTCTGGTTGGTGGACGCGGTCATTTGGTCAGGTGGTACATCAATGCTATTAGATGGCTACAGAAGCCTAATTCAACAATGCGGTAGACATAGGTTAACTTAAACAGATCAGTGAATCCATCGACCAATCCAAGTCGATTTGATACCTCATAGTGCTAATCTCTTAGCTTGATTGGTTCCCTTGTTTAGATTATTGAAACAATTAGTTGccttataagttataacctattaattttttttttaaattacaaagtaatcaataataaaaaaaaagtaatgaacTTTGAAGTGTTTTGAactaaaaagtaattatattagtGGTTTGGGCGCTGaaagaatttaaaaagtaatattaaagtTAAGTTCTTTATCAAAGCAAAATCCTCCAATCTTCTTTCTTCCATTCCCGGAGCTTCATCGGCAATGGCTCCGGCGACACCCTCCGTCGTTTCCCTAACGCTTTTACTCTCGCTCATCGCTTCTCTAATCTCGCCGGCGGCGTCGCAGACCTGTTCGTCTCAGACCTTCGCCAACAACAAGCTCTACGCTCACTGCAACGACCTCCCTACCCTCGGCGCCTACCTCCACTGGACCTACAACCCGCCGGAATCCACTCTCTCCGTGGCGTTCGTCGCCGCGCCGGCGAAGCCCGAGGGCTGGATCTCGTGGGCGCTCAACCCCACGGGCTCCGGGATGATTGGGGCCCAGTCGCTCATCGCGTTCCGGGATTCCAAGGGAGGAATGGCGGTGAAGACGTACAACATAACCTCGTACGCTATCGTGGAGTCCGAGGTGTGGTTCCGAGTGAAAGAGGCGACCGCGGAGTCCTCCGGCGGCGCGATGCGGCTGTTCGCCACCGTGGTGCTGCCGGAGAAGGGGAAGACCACGTTTAACCATGTTTGGCAGGTTGGGTCCTCCGTCACCGGCGGCGTGCCCGACAAGCACGAGTTTAAGCCGGCGAATTTGAACTCCAAAGGAAGCATCGATTTGTTGAAAGGAGAGAGCAACGCCGACACCTCCGGCGATTCTAGGATCAAGAAAAGGAATGTgagtttttggtttttgtttttgtttttttttttttttcctaggtTGAGTACTAGGTAAATTCGATCTTgcggaggtaaaccagcctaattTACCTCTTCCAATCAGGAAAGCTAATAGACCGCTCGTGTTAGAAGTTGAACTTAAAACCTCGTGGTCAGACCAAAAAGGCTAATAAGTTGCTCGCTTGGAGTTGAACTTTAAGTTACGGAGTTAAAAATTGTGTTTAAGCTTTCCCTATTAGATTTCCCTTTGTCTTATAAGTACATTATGAGttcaaaaatcaaatctttGGGAGATAATTAAGAAGAAAGccaaaaaggtgacatttttggTCCTTAACAATTCACAAACATGGGTTTGGGGTTTAAACTTGATGGTAAGTTACACTTCTCCTAAGCAAT contains the following coding sequences:
- the LOC116005105 gene encoding cytochrome b561 and DOMON domain-containing protein At3g25290-like yields the protein MAPATPSVVSLTLLLSLIASLISPAASQTCSSQTFANNKLYAHCNDLPTLGAYLHWTYNPPESTLSVAFVAAPAKPEGWISWALNPTGSGMIGAQSLIAFRDSKGGMAVKTYNITSYAIVESEVWFRVKEATAESSGGAMRLFATVVLPEKGKTTFNHVWQVGSSVTGGVPDKHEFKPANLNSKGSIDLLKGESNADTSGDSRIKKRNIHGILNAVSWGILFPVGIIIARYLRTFQSADPAWFYLHVACQICAYAIGVAGWATGLKLGSQSKGVQYTDHRNLGISLFCLATLQMFSLLLRPKKDHKYRFYWNIYHYGIGYSVLVLGIINVFKGLHILDPAKKWKSAYIVVLVVMGGIALLLEAITWIVVLRRKSNKSTKPYDGYDNGEARQAP